DNA sequence from the Pedobacter schmidteae genome:
ATGTAATCGTGCCTAAAGGCAGTACCAAATTTGTAATTAAATAATTAACCCGAAAATTTAACACCTTAAATTCATAAACATATGTTAAGCAATTCCATTAAAGAAGCGACTAAAGAAGCGCACCAGAACCTGGAAAAAAAAGTAGTGGTAAAAATGAAAGCCATCCGTAGTGACGCCGATTATGCTGATTTTTTAAAGCATTTTTATGCCTATTTCAATGAGGTTGAACAAGCGATTGCCCCTTATATCAACACCGGATTGTTACCTGACTATGCCGAGCGCCGCAATTCTGCTTACCTGAAAAAAGACATTGAAGAATTGGGTGGAAGCACCAATGATTTACCTGCTGCACAGGCACCGGAAATTACGAATACGATACAGGCCCTGGGTGCTTTGTATGTGATGGAAGGTTCTATTATGGGGGGACCAATCATTGTAAAGATGCTGGAGAAATTTGGAATCACTAAAGGAGTATCCTTCTTTTCGGGATATGGAGAGGCAACCGGACAAATGTGGGGTAAGTTTATTGCAGTGTTAAATGCGCAGGCAAAAAACGAAACTGAAGAAGCTCAGGCTATTGCTACCGCCAACGGTACATTTTCACAATTCGGAGAAGTATTTGGCGAAGTGAGCGTAGTCTGAAAAGTTCCGCTAAAAGATATACACGCTCATGAAAATAAAATCTAAAATTGAAGGGTCGGACGAGTGGTTGTTCATTGAAGAAATTCCTGAACGTTACTCGCCCAGTGCCCCGCTCTCAGAAAAAAATGTGAACATTAAAAGCCTGCCGGCGCAAAAACTGGTAAACTACCAGCTTAGCGCAGGGGGCTTGTTCCTTGTGCACTCTACCATGCAATTTAATGCCAGTGTTAAAGTGCTTTCGGAAATAGAAGGAGAGACCATTACCTCTCAGTTCATTTTTTATGGCCCCAATCTGAATGCCGTTAAAAAGGAGGTCAAAAGTAGCCGCCGGGAGGGTAGCAGACACAATATCCGGTATATCCCATCCATAAAAGGCAAATACCCAATGGTACCTGATATAGAGTACAAGTACTTTCTGCTGGTGTTATCCAAAGAATATTATTTTCACCTGATTGATCAGCATTCGCTGCTGCATAGCGATTTTGTCCGCGAAATTTTAAAAGGGAAATATACCTCATTTGCTGCAAAAGATCTTCCGGTAACCACCGAAATGAAAAGGGTGATCAATGATATTTGTGAATGTAAAAGAACAGGCGAGCTAAAAAGGTTGCATACAGAATCGAAGATTTTGGAACTGCTGATGCTGCAACTGGAACAAATGCAATCGGGGGTAGAG
Encoded proteins:
- a CDS encoding biliverdin-producing heme oxygenase, whose amino-acid sequence is MLSNSIKEATKEAHQNLEKKVVVKMKAIRSDADYADFLKHFYAYFNEVEQAIAPYINTGLLPDYAERRNSAYLKKDIEELGGSTNDLPAAQAPEITNTIQALGALYVMEGSIMGGPIIVKMLEKFGITKGVSFFSGYGEATGQMWGKFIAVLNAQAKNETEEAQAIATANGTFSQFGEVFGEVSVV
- a CDS encoding helix-turn-helix transcriptional regulator yields the protein MKIKSKIEGSDEWLFIEEIPERYSPSAPLSEKNVNIKSLPAQKLVNYQLSAGGLFLVHSTMQFNASVKVLSEIEGETITSQFIFYGPNLNAVKKEVKSSRREGSRHNIRYIPSIKGKYPMVPDIEYKYFLLVLSKEYYFHLIDQHSLLHSDFVREILKGKYTSFAAKDLPVTTEMKRVINDICECKRTGELKRLHTESKILELLMLQLEQMQSGVEVDKYLIKQDDLKKIEHARDILDASYTYPPTIIELSKQVALNEFKLKRGFKEYYGTTIYGYVTRLRMEEARRLILDERKSVGQVAAAVGFNHQSHLTDAFKRYFGILPSEIKSNED